Proteins encoded within one genomic window of Prosthecochloris marina:
- a CDS encoding class I SAM-dependent methyltransferase: MERPASPITGNISPTPFMTVTDRFNPKSSQQWQLVQDPESELIYLSPCPDETEMAAYYPTSCYDPHLSAKITRTFRDTLYLALRKIALGRKASLIEKKAAHLSSGSKILEIGCSSGELLDILQQRNSLSPENCIGFEKDGRTASLAKKNYRLDVKTIPFCESSLSGTFDRIIFWHALEHIHRINETLDKAARYLDAKGAMVIALPNAASFDATFYGKHWVAWDAPRHLYHFTPQTLGKLLKQHNLEIASMQPFISDTLYNCIYSEKNMHRIKSPCASSLTSGILRGIQSILKGALNNEQSSTLVYVVKRLK, from the coding sequence ATGGAGAGGCCCGCTAGCCCCATAACCGGTAACATATCCCCAACCCCTTTCATGACGGTCACTGACCGGTTCAATCCCAAAAGCAGTCAGCAATGGCAACTGGTCCAAGATCCTGAATCAGAACTGATCTACCTCTCTCCTTGCCCTGATGAAACTGAAATGGCTGCCTACTACCCCACCTCATGCTACGATCCTCATCTGTCCGCTAAAATCACGAGAACTTTTCGAGACACACTCTACCTCGCTCTCAGAAAAATCGCCCTCGGCAGGAAGGCATCACTGATCGAGAAAAAAGCCGCTCACCTCTCTTCCGGCTCAAAAATTCTCGAGATAGGCTGTTCAAGTGGTGAATTGCTCGACATACTTCAGCAGAGAAACAGCCTTTCCCCTGAAAATTGCATCGGGTTCGAGAAAGACGGCCGCACAGCTTCTCTTGCAAAGAAAAATTACAGACTTGACGTAAAGACTATTCCGTTTTGTGAAAGTTCACTTTCAGGTACTTTTGACCGCATCATATTTTGGCATGCACTCGAACATATTCACCGAATCAACGAAACACTTGACAAAGCCGCTCGATATCTCGACGCAAAAGGGGCGATGGTTATCGCACTCCCAAATGCCGCAAGTTTCGATGCAACCTTTTACGGCAAGCACTGGGTAGCCTGGGATGCCCCCCGACATCTGTACCACTTCACGCCACAAACCCTCGGCAAGCTTCTCAAACAACACAACCTTGAAATAGCCTCGATGCAGCCGTTCATCTCCGATACCCTTTACAACTGTATCTACAGCGAAAAAAACATGCACCGTATAAAGAGTCCATGTGCGTCTTCTCTGACCAGTGGAATCTTGCGCGGGATACAAAGCATACTCAAAGGAGCGCTGAACAACGAACAGTCCTCAACACTTGTGTATGTCGTCAAACGGCTCAAGTAA
- a CDS encoding HIT family protein: MEKMYSPWREVYMESFKDESHPFHPAKDIFTDIPPEQDEERYVLHRAKKSFIIMNLFPYNCGHLMVIPFKQTPELSDLDDTTKLEIMQLTDIGIDALRRTIHPHGFNFGVNVGRVAGGSVDSHIHFHIVPRWEGDTNFMPVVGETKVLSNDMRRLYKQLRKAIKEIVQEKAGK; this comes from the coding sequence ATGGAAAAAATGTATTCGCCATGGAGAGAGGTGTACATGGAGTCCTTTAAGGACGAAAGCCACCCTTTCCACCCGGCAAAAGACATCTTTACCGATATCCCTCCGGAACAAGACGAGGAACGTTACGTGCTGCACCGCGCGAAAAAAAGTTTCATCATCATGAATCTTTTTCCCTACAACTGCGGGCACCTTATGGTCATTCCTTTCAAACAAACGCCCGAACTTTCCGATCTTGACGACACGACGAAGCTTGAAATCATGCAGCTCACCGATATCGGCATTGATGCCCTGCGCAGAACAATCCACCCGCACGGCTTCAATTTCGGTGTCAACGTAGGCAGAGTTGCCGGCGGAAGCGTCGATTCGCATATCCACTTTCATATCGTACCCCGCTGGGAAGGTGACACGAATTTCATGCCTGTTGTCGGAGAAACCAAGGTGCTGAGCAACGATATGCGCAGACTTTACAAGCAGCTGCGGAAAGCCATCAAGGAAATAGTGCAGGAAAAAGCCGGGAAATAA
- a CDS encoding phosphatase PAP2 family protein, which translates to MFFHRLASLISWLISPIVVAPAAYFFVARFGFRDDPARWDYFLLLFFASTVIPVLLIYGLKKIGKVSDYNITFREQRFLPLLVMVGVNFLGYELMQQLEAPRIFTGILLFNAVNTVLILLITLQWKISVHLLTLASSIALLYIQFGTVVFWFMFLVPVLMWSRIYLKAHTFMQTLVGSLIGFLVMFAELKWWIGL; encoded by the coding sequence ATGTTTTTCCATCGCTTAGCATCTCTGATATCCTGGTTGATTAGCCCGATAGTTGTGGCGCCAGCAGCATATTTTTTTGTTGCACGTTTCGGTTTCAGAGATGACCCTGCACGATGGGACTATTTCCTGCTTCTTTTTTTTGCAAGCACGGTTATTCCTGTGCTGCTGATATACGGGCTGAAGAAAATAGGAAAGGTATCCGACTACAACATTACTTTTCGTGAACAGCGCTTTCTTCCTTTGCTGGTCATGGTCGGAGTTAATTTTCTTGGATACGAATTGATGCAGCAACTAGAAGCACCAAGAATTTTTACCGGCATTTTACTGTTTAATGCTGTAAATACGGTGCTTATTCTCCTAATAACCCTTCAGTGGAAGATCAGTGTTCACCTTCTTACTTTAGCTTCTTCAATAGCTTTGCTTTATATCCAGTTTGGAACTGTGGTATTTTGGTTCATGTTCCTTGTTCCGGTACTGATGTGGTCGAGAATTTATTTGAAAGCGCATACGTTCATGCAGACTCTTGTTGGCAGCTTGATCGGTTTTCTGGTCATGTTTGCTGAATTAAAGTGGTGGATTGGATTGTGA
- a CDS encoding ferrochelatase, translating into MKKKKYAVVIVTYGEVERLTLRNLWPSTRRIVKVITRQIVKVPKFLVYLIADYRSTRHYIDWRLHNYESTLVATNRRQTKSIANQIHRDDRSILSSVDVDVFDSYYFVPPYLEDSLASIQTEYDGVIVVPMIPVESAFSCGVACQIVTDIYGDQKFEKTRMLNKLWQDEELHRLYTDYLFQNIDRSYLGKPGKKGLVLVIHGTLVRDRAGNPPKVFTGLNETGEFFEMVKKQIINDPRNVFHGVKQGCMNHTTGGEWTAETVQKAFQEFHAEGYDSVVMFPYGFFADNSETEYEARTLLEKSPFTYKQYIRCINGFPQFAEWLAARIVDEIEKLHAVQEVFENLWSVKKIGEHAGN; encoded by the coding sequence GTGAAGAAAAAAAAGTATGCAGTCGTTATTGTAACCTATGGTGAGGTTGAAAGACTGACGCTGCGAAATCTCTGGCCAAGTACACGGAGAATAGTCAAGGTCATAACCCGGCAGATTGTCAAAGTGCCGAAATTCCTGGTTTATCTGATTGCGGATTACCGGTCAACACGGCACTATATTGACTGGCGGTTACATAATTATGAGTCCACCCTTGTTGCCACCAATAGAAGGCAAACCAAATCGATTGCCAATCAGATCCACAGAGACGATCGTTCTATTCTTTCTTCCGTTGACGTTGATGTATTCGATTCCTACTATTTTGTCCCGCCGTATCTTGAGGATTCTCTCGCAAGTATTCAGACGGAATATGATGGGGTGATTGTTGTTCCGATGATCCCTGTGGAGTCAGCATTTTCCTGTGGGGTTGCTTGTCAAATCGTGACGGATATTTACGGAGATCAAAAGTTTGAAAAGACCCGTATGCTGAACAAGCTTTGGCAGGACGAGGAGTTGCACAGGCTCTATACCGATTATCTGTTTCAGAATATCGACAGGTCTTATTTGGGTAAGCCTGGCAAAAAAGGGTTGGTGCTGGTTATTCACGGTACTCTTGTGCGGGATCGTGCTGGAAATCCTCCGAAAGTATTTACCGGGTTGAATGAAACCGGTGAGTTTTTCGAGATGGTGAAAAAGCAAATTATAAATGATCCCCGAAATGTTTTTCATGGGGTCAAGCAGGGGTGTATGAACCATACTACCGGAGGTGAATGGACAGCTGAAACCGTTCAGAAGGCTTTTCAAGAGTTCCACGCCGAGGGTTACGACAGCGTGGTGATGTTTCCCTATGGTTTTTTTGCCGACAACAGTGAAACAGAGTATGAGGCACGTACGTTGCTTGAAAAATCCCCGTTTACATACAAACAGTACATTCGTTGTATCAATGGTTTTCCGCAGTTTGCTGAATGGCTTGCTGCGCGTATTGTCGATGAAATAGAAAAACTTCATGCAGTTCAGGAGGTCTTCGAGAATTTATGGTCTGTAAAAAAAATCGGTGAACATGCAGGAAATTGA
- a CDS encoding tetratricopeptide repeat protein has protein sequence MQEIEKLEKAAGIDPGDNGKQYELALAYIGAGRYSEAVGVLDGLLEKDYRNVNVLYSRGVAHMSTGNYRQAGQDFLRAVALDRDFLHAYKNLGFVQLTMGKEDAAVSTLERALDIDPSYVDAYCLLGDVYIDMGEYGKAKAAIEKALELEPDGAEPHCKMAMYCLSQGDFKGLRRQHMILKELDPALASQIGGLFFDET, from the coding sequence ATGCAGGAAATTGAGAAGCTTGAAAAAGCTGCCGGGATTGATCCGGGTGATAATGGAAAGCAGTATGAACTTGCTTTGGCGTATATCGGTGCTGGCAGGTATTCCGAGGCTGTTGGTGTTCTTGACGGACTGCTGGAAAAAGATTACCGGAACGTCAATGTTCTGTATTCAAGAGGGGTTGCCCATATGTCAACAGGCAACTATCGTCAGGCAGGTCAGGATTTTCTTCGTGCAGTCGCGCTCGACAGGGATTTTCTTCATGCATACAAGAATCTGGGATTCGTGCAGTTAACCATGGGAAAAGAGGATGCGGCTGTCAGTACGCTGGAAAGGGCTCTTGATATAGATCCTTCGTATGTTGATGCCTATTGTCTTCTCGGAGATGTTTATATCGACATGGGTGAATATGGCAAGGCTAAAGCTGCGATCGAGAAAGCACTTGAACTCGAGCCGGATGGAGCTGAACCGCATTGCAAGATGGCAATGTACTGTCTCTCTCAGGGCGATTTCAAGGGTCTGAGGAGGCAGCATATGATATTGAAGGAGCTCGACCCTGCCCTGGCATCGCAAATCGGAGGGCTATTTTTTGATGAAACCTGA
- a CDS encoding NADH-quinone oxidoreductase subunit A → MDQTLSDFGTVFVFLLLGIIFVIGGYLTARLLRPSRPNPEKLAIYECGEEAVGSAWIKFNIRFYVVALIFIIFDVEVVFLFPWATVFKQLGAFALIEALVFAGILIIGLVYAWVKGDLDWVRPTPNIPKMPVVDDKEEGR, encoded by the coding sequence ATGGACCAAACGTTGAGTGATTTCGGCACCGTTTTTGTTTTTCTTCTCCTCGGTATCATTTTTGTTATCGGAGGTTATCTGACCGCCCGCCTTTTACGCCCCAGCAGACCCAATCCTGAAAAGCTTGCAATATACGAGTGTGGTGAAGAAGCTGTAGGTTCTGCCTGGATAAAATTCAATATACGTTTCTACGTCGTTGCCCTGATCTTCATCATTTTCGATGTTGAGGTGGTGTTTCTTTTCCCTTGGGCTACGGTTTTCAAGCAGCTTGGGGCATTTGCCCTGATCGAGGCGCTTGTTTTTGCGGGTATTCTGATTATCGGTCTGGTGTACGCATGGGTTAAAGGTGACTTGGACTGGGTCAGGCCCACCCCGAATATTCCGAAAATGCCGGTTGTTGACGACAAAGAGGAAGGCCGGTGA
- a CDS encoding NADH-quinone oxidoreductase subunit B: MGLLDANISKHNVLVTSVDNVMNWARLSSLWPMGFGLACCAIEMMATNASNYDLERFGIFPRASPRQSDLMIVAGTVTMKMAERVVRLYEQMPEPRYVLSMGSCSNCGGPYWKHGYHVLKGVDRIIPVDVYVPGCPPRPESLIGGLMKVQELIRMEQIGISRAEALKKLEEKSIDPGQLIQEARKGVKAS, encoded by the coding sequence ATGGGATTACTTGATGCAAATATATCGAAGCACAATGTCCTGGTGACATCGGTCGACAATGTCATGAACTGGGCTCGTCTGTCTTCTCTCTGGCCGATGGGGTTCGGACTGGCTTGCTGTGCTATCGAGATGATGGCGACAAATGCTTCCAACTATGACCTCGAACGGTTCGGTATTTTTCCCAGGGCCTCTCCTCGCCAGTCGGATCTCATGATTGTTGCCGGAACGGTTACCATGAAGATGGCCGAAAGGGTGGTTCGTCTCTATGAACAGATGCCCGAACCCCGATATGTTCTCTCGATGGGGAGCTGCTCGAATTGCGGCGGCCCTTACTGGAAGCACGGCTATCATGTGCTCAAAGGTGTGGACAGGATTATTCCGGTAGATGTCTATGTCCCAGGTTGTCCGCCGAGGCCCGAATCTCTTATAGGAGGACTGATGAAAGTCCAGGAACTGATTCGCATGGAACAGATCGGCATTTCACGTGCAGAAGCATTGAAAAAACTCGAGGAAAAAAGTATCGATCCGGGTCAGCTTATTCAGGAAGCACGCAAAGGCGTCAAAGCTTCATAA
- a CDS encoding NADH-quinone oxidoreductase subunit C, with the protein MGESQENTVESPEVVAAKAAWQVVREKFGNAVSELDDNPYMPFFEIEQVELWRNIALFMRDDPSLRFNYMACLSGVDYPEEGKLGIVCNLESLGQHGHKIAVKVKCDRNGGTIPSVSKVWKTADWHEREAFDMYGMIFSGHPDLRRILCPEDWEGYPLRKDYQVQETYHGIKVPD; encoded by the coding sequence ATGGGAGAGAGTCAGGAAAATACAGTGGAGTCACCCGAGGTCGTTGCCGCGAAAGCAGCATGGCAGGTTGTCCGGGAGAAATTCGGAAACGCTGTCTCCGAGCTGGATGACAATCCTTACATGCCGTTTTTCGAAATAGAACAGGTGGAACTTTGGAGGAATATCGCTCTTTTTATGCGTGACGACCCGAGCCTGCGTTTCAATTATATGGCATGCCTTTCAGGGGTGGATTATCCGGAAGAAGGAAAGCTGGGTATCGTCTGCAACCTCGAGTCGCTGGGACAGCATGGTCACAAAATCGCCGTAAAAGTCAAATGCGATCGTAACGGAGGGACTATCCCCTCTGTCTCGAAAGTATGGAAAACAGCTGACTGGCATGAAAGGGAGGCGTTTGACATGTACGGTATGATATTCAGCGGTCATCCGGATCTCAGACGGATCCTCTGCCCGGAAGATTGGGAGGGTTACCCTCTTCGAAAGGACTATCAGGTTCAGGAGACATATCACGGAATCAAAGTACCGGATTAA
- a CDS encoding NADH-quinone oxidoreductase subunit D yields the protein MQELGKAEHSSVRVTPKGDNRVIIEKDLSSEEMILNMGPQHPSTHGVLRLECKTDGEVVIEAEPYLGYLHRCFEKHAEMVDYPGIVPFVDRMDYLASMNNDFAFCIAVEKLLDIEIPRRVEFIRVIVSEFNRIASHLVAIGTYAIDLGAFTPFLFCFRDREHILNLLEWASGARMLYNYILIGGVAHDFPQGFKKRALEFVTYFRPKAVELQKLLTENEIFVKRTKGIGIMPADVAINYGWSGPMLRGSAVEWDLRREDGYSVYPELDFKVCVPDGKFSDIGDCLSRHLVRAMEMEESINIIEQCLEKMPEEEGFDPRAAIPKRIRPKAGEVYGRAENPRGELGFYIQSDGKSTKPLRCKARSSCYVNLSAMKELSLGQLIPDLVSIIGSIDIVLGEVDR from the coding sequence ATGCAGGAGTTGGGAAAGGCGGAACATTCATCAGTCAGGGTTACACCGAAAGGTGACAACCGGGTGATAATCGAAAAGGACCTCTCGAGCGAGGAGATGATCCTCAATATGGGTCCCCAGCACCCTTCAACGCACGGTGTGCTTCGGCTTGAATGTAAGACGGATGGAGAGGTTGTTATAGAGGCAGAACCTTATTTGGGGTATCTGCACCGCTGTTTCGAGAAACATGCGGAAATGGTGGATTATCCGGGAATTGTGCCGTTTGTCGACCGCATGGACTATCTGGCATCGATGAACAATGATTTTGCTTTCTGCATTGCCGTTGAAAAGCTTCTCGATATCGAGATTCCGAGGCGTGTCGAGTTTATCCGCGTCATTGTTTCGGAGTTCAACAGGATTGCTTCTCATCTTGTCGCTATCGGCACCTATGCTATCGACCTTGGCGCGTTCACACCGTTTCTGTTCTGTTTCCGTGACCGGGAACATATTCTGAACCTTCTCGAATGGGCTTCCGGTGCGAGAATGTTGTACAACTACATTTTGATCGGTGGAGTCGCTCACGATTTTCCCCAGGGATTCAAAAAGCGCGCGCTTGAGTTCGTGACCTATTTCAGGCCGAAAGCTGTCGAATTGCAGAAGCTCCTGACTGAAAACGAGATTTTTGTTAAACGCACGAAAGGCATCGGTATAATGCCTGCGGATGTTGCGATCAACTATGGCTGGTCGGGTCCCATGCTGCGAGGTTCAGCCGTAGAATGGGATCTCAGAAGAGAGGACGGGTATTCCGTTTATCCCGAACTCGATTTCAAGGTTTGTGTGCCTGACGGCAAATTTTCGGACATCGGTGACTGTCTTTCCCGCCACCTTGTCAGGGCGATGGAGATGGAAGAGAGTATCAACATCATCGAGCAGTGCCTTGAAAAGATGCCTGAGGAGGAGGGTTTTGATCCGAGAGCGGCCATTCCGAAACGCATCAGGCCAAAGGCAGGTGAAGTCTATGGCCGTGCTGAAAATCCGCGTGGTGAACTTGGATTCTATATCCAGAGTGATGGAAAATCCACCAAACCACTTCGCTGCAAGGCCCGTTCATCCTGTTACGTCAATCTGTCTGCCATGAAAGAGCTTTCTCTCGGGCAGCTTATTCCGGATCTCGTCTCAATCATAGGAAGCATCGATATTGTGCTCGGGGAGGTTGACCGATGA
- the nuoH gene encoding NADH-quinone oxidoreductase subunit NuoH, producing MSTGSFLPNSFPFVMSTSLNAWSDALSELYLFGLPLGLLIIAAVPLVFIAIYALTYGVYGERKISAFMQDRLGPMEVGKWGILQTLADILKLLQKEDIVNKSADKFLFVIGPGVLFVGSFLAFAVLPFGPSFIGADLNVGLFYAIGIVALEVVGILAAGWGSNNKWALYGAIRSVAQIVSYEIPAAIAILCGAMMAGTLSMQQFNLLQQGEYGFLHFFLFQNPIAWLPFIIYFIASLAETNRAPFDIPEAESELVAGYFTEYTGMKFAVIFLAEYASMFMVSAIISIVFLGGWNSPLPNIGPLLLNDWTTGPVWGAFWIVMKGFFFIFIQMWLRWTLPRLRVDQLMHLCWKVLTPFAFVAFVLIAVWEIYVK from the coding sequence ATGAGTACCGGATCCTTTCTGCCAAACAGTTTTCCTTTTGTTATGAGTACAAGCCTTAATGCCTGGTCCGATGCTCTTTCCGAACTGTATCTGTTCGGACTGCCTCTCGGGCTTCTCATCATAGCTGCTGTGCCGCTCGTATTTATAGCGATTTACGCACTTACCTATGGTGTGTACGGAGAGCGAAAGATATCGGCGTTCATGCAGGACCGGCTCGGCCCGATGGAAGTCGGTAAATGGGGAATCTTACAGACACTTGCCGATATTCTCAAACTGCTCCAGAAAGAGGATATCGTCAACAAGTCGGCGGACAAGTTTTTGTTTGTGATCGGGCCGGGCGTGTTGTTTGTCGGCTCTTTTCTCGCTTTTGCGGTTTTGCCTTTCGGGCCTTCTTTCATCGGTGCCGATCTGAATGTCGGGTTGTTCTATGCAATAGGTATTGTCGCTCTGGAGGTTGTCGGTATTCTGGCAGCAGGTTGGGGTTCCAACAACAAATGGGCGCTTTACGGTGCTATCCGCAGTGTCGCCCAGATTGTCAGTTACGAGATTCCGGCGGCAATCGCCATTTTATGCGGTGCCATGATGGCCGGTACATTGAGCATGCAGCAATTCAACCTGCTTCAGCAGGGTGAGTACGGTTTTCTGCACTTCTTTTTGTTTCAGAACCCTATCGCATGGCTGCCGTTCATTATTTATTTCATCGCATCGCTTGCAGAAACGAATCGTGCTCCATTCGATATTCCCGAAGCTGAATCAGAGCTTGTGGCCGGGTATTTCACCGAGTATACAGGGATGAAATTTGCCGTTATTTTTCTTGCGGAGTACGCCAGCATGTTCATGGTGTCAGCGATCATTTCGATCGTTTTTCTCGGTGGCTGGAATTCACCGTTGCCGAATATCGGTCCTCTGTTGCTCAATGACTGGACGACCGGCCCTGTCTGGGGGGCGTTCTGGATCGTGATGAAGGGGTTCTTTTTCATCTTCATCCAGATGTGGTTGAGGTGGACGCTTCCAAGGCTCAGAGTAGATCAGCTCATGCATCTTTGCTGGAAAGTGCTCACACCGTTCGCTTTTGTGGCATTTGTGCTGATTGCAGTCTGGGAGATTTATGTCAAATAG
- a CDS encoding 4Fe-4S binding protein, with translation MSEYFRDIGSSITTILTGMGITLRHFFNAVRRKGDAGIDEENYFNQVDGLVTLQYPREAVPTPKIGHYRLYNEIDDCIGCNQCARACPIDCITIETIKVTKDDLAVCGKTSGGQQKRFWVPVFDIDVAQCMTCGICSAVCPTECLYHTQVSDFSVFRREDMIYHFGNLTKLEAEAKRKKLEEEKKAAPAPKPKPKPKPAPKSEPEKGSS, from the coding sequence ATGAGTGAGTATTTCAGGGATATAGGCAGCAGTATCACAACCATTCTCACCGGTATGGGGATCACCCTGCGCCATTTTTTCAATGCAGTCAGGCGTAAAGGCGATGCCGGTATCGATGAAGAAAACTACTTCAATCAGGTTGATGGTCTGGTGACACTCCAATATCCGAGAGAAGCGGTTCCAACTCCCAAAATAGGTCATTACAGGCTCTACAACGAGATCGATGACTGCATTGGATGCAACCAATGTGCACGGGCATGCCCGATCGATTGTATTACCATCGAGACCATCAAGGTAACCAAGGATGATCTTGCTGTTTGCGGTAAAACTTCGGGTGGTCAGCAAAAGCGGTTCTGGGTACCTGTTTTCGATATCGATGTCGCACAGTGTATGACATGCGGTATCTGCTCTGCCGTTTGCCCTACTGAATGTCTTTATCATACACAAGTAAGCGATTTTTCCGTATTCAGACGGGAAGACATGATCTATCATTTCGGTAACCTGACAAAACTGGAAGCCGAAGCGAAACGCAAGAAGCTCGAAGAAGAGAAAAAAGCGGCACCGGCACCGAAGCCGAAGCCCAAGCCGAAACCTGCACCGAAATCTGAACCTGAAAAAGGTTCTTCATAG
- a CDS encoding NADH-quinone oxidoreductase subunit J, with protein MTNTTYTVIFYLFAAITVFSAAFVVFSKNVVYSAFSLLFTFFGVAALYVFLSADFIAVTQIIVYVGGILVLLLFGVMFTNKIMVTNLKTEVLNVVPGILLLITITGGLIYTFLTRADWYTTVDQLQGSVVEKIGFETMSRYVLPFEMASILLLLALIGAAFLARFDNPRKMNEK; from the coding sequence ATGACGAATACGACCTATACTGTAATTTTTTATTTGTTCGCCGCAATAACGGTCTTTTCAGCTGCTTTTGTGGTTTTTTCAAAAAATGTCGTCTACTCGGCATTTTCTCTGCTGTTTACTTTTTTCGGCGTGGCGGCTCTTTATGTTTTTCTCAGTGCCGATTTTATTGCTGTGACCCAGATCATCGTGTATGTCGGGGGGATTCTGGTGCTGCTGCTTTTCGGTGTCATGTTCACCAACAAGATCATGGTGACCAACCTGAAGACCGAGGTTCTCAACGTTGTGCCCGGTATTCTTTTGCTGATTACCATAACAGGTGGGCTTATCTATACCTTTTTGACAAGAGCGGACTGGTACACAACGGTTGACCAGTTGCAGGGAAGTGTCGTGGAAAAGATCGGTTTCGAAACCATGTCACGATATGTTCTACCTTTTGAAATGGCTTCGATTCTCCTGCTACTCGCTCTTATCGGAGCAGCATTTCTTGCCAGGTTCGATAATCCCCGAAAAATGAATGAAAAGTAG
- the nuoK gene encoding NADH-quinone oxidoreductase subunit NuoK encodes MDFFNTIGLNHYLVISAILFGLGLFAIVTRKNAIVVLMGVELILNAANINLLAFSKYNGGMEGVMFSLFVIVLAAAEAAIALAIVINIYKTFNTVDLSSIDSLKE; translated from the coding sequence ATGGATTTTTTCAACACAATAGGGCTTAATCACTATCTCGTCATATCGGCAATACTTTTCGGGCTGGGTCTGTTCGCAATCGTTACCCGCAAGAATGCCATTGTCGTGCTTATGGGAGTTGAATTGATCCTTAATGCGGCTAACATCAATCTGCTTGCTTTTTCCAAATACAATGGAGGAATGGAAGGCGTTATGTTCAGTCTCTTTGTGATTGTTCTTGCTGCGGCGGAGGCTGCAATTGCTTTGGCGATTGTCATCAATATTTATAAAACGTTCAATACTGTGGACTTATCCAGTATTGATTCACTGAAAGAGTAA